In Phacochoerus africanus isolate WHEZ1 chromosome 14, ROS_Pafr_v1, whole genome shotgun sequence, one genomic interval encodes:
- the TRARG1 gene encoding trafficking regulator of GLUT4 1, which yields MANPGQPPLCPAQEPGTSSPPDLPEMQTLLAKVGGQDDAPLKAAKSLSGALDLEHNGHGLPFKVMSEGPREASLPRSSSRASSRRASSIATTSYAQDRDVPKDYLVLAIASCFCPVWPLNLIPLIFSIMSRSSVQQGDLDGARRLGRLARMLSVTFIVMGIVIILVAVTVNFAVQKK from the exons ATGGCCAACCCCGGGCAGCCTCCGCTTTGCCCGGCGCAGGAGCCAGGCACCTCCTCTCCCCCTGACCTGCCAGAGATGCAGACGCTCCTCGCCAAGGTGGGGGGCCAGGATGACGCGCCCCTGAAGGCGGCCAAGTCCCTCTCGGGGGCTCTGGACCTGGAGCACAACGGCCACGGCCTGCCCTTCAAGGTGATGTCCGAGGGGCCCCGGGAGGCCTCGCTCCCGCGGTCGTCCTCCCGGGCCAGCTCGAGGCGGGCGTCCTCCATCGCCACCACCTCCTATGCCCAGGACAGAGACGTCCCCAAAGATTACCTCGTCCTCGCCATCGCCTCCTGCTTCTGCCCCGTCTGGCCTCTCAACCTCATCCCCCTcatcttttccatcatg TCTCGAAGTAGCGTGCAGCAGGGGGACCTGGACGGGGCCCGGAGGCTGGGCCGCCTGGCCCGGATGCTCAGCGTCACCTTCATCGTCATGGGGATCGTCATTATCCTGGTGGCCGTGACTGTCAACTTTGCAG ttcagaagaaataa